In Sphingomonas sp. Leaf357, a single genomic region encodes these proteins:
- a CDS encoding flavin-containing monooxygenase, whose product MVQTATIETGRQHPARRRLDALVVGMGFGGMCMLHTAREAGLDVHAIEAGDDVGGTWYWNRYPGARCDVMSIDYSYSFLNELQQEWTWSEKFAAQPEILAYASFVAEKLDLRRDTSFSTRATSVVFDDAHNMWVVETDQGQIYEATYCIMATGPLSIPKGIDVPGQEKFGGEIYLTGRWPHGTVDFTGKRVGIIGTGSSGIQAIPVVAEQAEHLTVFQRTPSFTIPMRNSKLTPEYMAQVKEHYPRLRTIAKATHTGGMRPVSTRPMFSVTTEEAQQLLEDGWNAGGQTIFGLFSDLLYDQQTNDVVAAFVRGKIREAVNDPHTAEVLTPHGYPIFSRRPCLDTNYYETFNRDNVLLVDCINEPIEEIIETGIRTGKRDIPLDIIIGATGYDGLTGAMLAVDIKGRGGRSLREKWAGGAHSYLGLMMEGFPNLFMIAGANGPSALANFVILNEQNADWITRCILNMRASGQATIEPTIEAEDRYMDLLIEIAGRSLIPKAKSWYVGANIPGKANFFPIFAGGFARYIDMCNAAASDNYAGFVFKDQRSLVNQD is encoded by the coding sequence ATGGTGCAAACGGCGACAATCGAGACGGGGCGCCAGCACCCGGCCAGGAGACGTCTTGACGCACTCGTCGTCGGCATGGGGTTCGGCGGCATGTGCATGCTGCATACTGCGCGCGAAGCCGGTCTTGATGTCCACGCCATCGAAGCGGGAGATGATGTCGGCGGCACCTGGTACTGGAATCGCTATCCGGGCGCGCGCTGCGACGTTATGAGCATCGACTACAGCTATTCGTTCCTGAACGAGTTGCAGCAGGAATGGACCTGGAGCGAAAAGTTCGCCGCCCAGCCCGAAATACTTGCTTACGCCAGCTTCGTCGCCGAAAAGCTCGATCTGCGTCGCGACACGAGCTTCTCCACGCGCGCGACATCCGTGGTGTTTGACGATGCGCACAACATGTGGGTGGTCGAAACCGATCAGGGCCAGATTTACGAAGCGACCTATTGCATCATGGCGACCGGGCCGCTGTCGATCCCTAAGGGCATCGACGTTCCCGGGCAGGAGAAGTTCGGCGGCGAGATTTATCTCACGGGTCGCTGGCCGCACGGCACGGTCGACTTTACCGGCAAGCGCGTCGGCATCATCGGTACGGGATCGTCCGGCATCCAGGCCATTCCCGTGGTCGCCGAGCAGGCTGAACATCTGACCGTCTTCCAGCGTACGCCCAGCTTCACGATCCCAATGCGCAACAGCAAGCTGACGCCAGAATATATGGCGCAGGTGAAGGAGCATTATCCGCGGCTGCGCACCATCGCCAAGGCCACTCACACCGGCGGTATGCGTCCGGTATCAACGCGCCCGATGTTCAGCGTGACGACCGAAGAAGCGCAGCAATTGCTGGAGGACGGGTGGAACGCTGGCGGCCAGACGATCTTCGGCCTGTTTTCCGATTTGTTGTACGATCAGCAGACCAACGATGTGGTCGCCGCATTCGTGCGCGGGAAAATCCGCGAGGCGGTCAACGATCCGCACACCGCCGAAGTGCTGACGCCGCATGGCTACCCAATCTTCTCGCGCCGCCCCTGTCTCGACACCAATTATTACGAGACGTTCAACCGCGACAACGTGCTGCTGGTCGATTGCATTAACGAGCCGATCGAGGAAATCATCGAAACCGGAATCCGTACCGGCAAGCGCGATATCCCGCTGGACATCATCATCGGCGCGACCGGTTATGACGGGCTGACGGGCGCGATGTTGGCGGTGGATATTAAGGGCAGGGGCGGGCGCAGCCTGCGCGAGAAATGGGCCGGTGGCGCACATTCTTACCTCGGCCTGATGATGGAAGGCTTTCCAAACCTGTTCATGATCGCTGGCGCCAACGGGCCATCGGCGCTGGCCAATTTCGTCATCCTCAATGAACAAAATGCGGACTGGATTACGCGCTGCATCCTGAACATGCGCGCCAGCGGCCAAGCCACGATCGAGCCGACCATCGAGGCGGAGGATCGTTACATGGACCTGCTGATTGAGATTGCGGGCCGCTCGCTGATCCCCAAGGCGAAATCCTGGTATGTCGGCGCGAACATCCCCGGAAAGGCGAATTTCTTCCCGATTTTCGCGGGCGGCTTCGCCCGCTATATCGACATGTGCAACGCTGCCGCCTCCGACAATTACGCGGGCTTCGTGTTCAAGGATCAGCGGTCGCTCGTCAATCAGGATTGA
- a CDS encoding acyl-CoA dehydrogenase family protein, translating to MNLDFDDTELAFRDEVREFFAEAVTPAHRSRLRAGLRLDPVEIVAWQKRLAARGWAAPTWPVEHGGCGWSPTQVYIFELEAARADAPIQFHQGLELIGPIIFTLGTPEQKAKYLPRILSGDDWWCQGYTEPGAGSDLAGLKTRAVRDGDDYVVTGQKMWTSYAHVATMMFCLVRTSTEARKQSGLSMLLIDMKSPGLKVQPIETMDEKRHSNEVFLDEVRVPAANLIGEEGKGWDYGKVLLDRERSFGAASALRLSQHLRGLRAAAAERGVMGDPVFRAALAQIEIETLAVEMMVMRLMADASAGKDSGPRASMLKLRWSELLQAITELWFETLGYDAAAFRALDNSTNTVDADLGYAVQGALNSRVTTIYGGSSEIQRNIIARRNLGL from the coding sequence ATGAACCTGGACTTCGACGACACTGAACTGGCCTTCCGCGACGAGGTGCGGGAATTCTTCGCGGAAGCCGTCACGCCCGCGCATCGCAGCCGCCTGCGCGCCGGTCTCCGGCTCGATCCGGTCGAGATCGTCGCCTGGCAGAAACGGCTAGCCGCGCGCGGCTGGGCCGCGCCGACCTGGCCGGTTGAACATGGCGGGTGCGGCTGGTCACCGACACAGGTCTATATTTTCGAACTGGAGGCCGCCCGCGCCGACGCGCCGATCCAGTTCCACCAGGGGCTGGAATTGATCGGGCCGATCATCTTCACCCTCGGCACGCCCGAACAGAAGGCGAAATACCTGCCGCGCATCTTGTCGGGCGACGATTGGTGGTGCCAGGGTTACACGGAACCGGGCGCCGGATCGGATCTCGCCGGTTTGAAGACGCGCGCCGTCCGGGACGGCGACGATTATGTCGTGACCGGCCAGAAGATGTGGACCAGCTACGCACACGTCGCCACTATGATGTTCTGTCTCGTCCGTACATCGACCGAGGCGCGCAAGCAGAGCGGCCTTTCCATGCTTCTGATCGACATGAAATCGCCCGGCCTGAAGGTCCAGCCAATCGAGACGATGGACGAGAAGCGGCATAGTAACGAGGTGTTTCTGGACGAGGTGCGCGTGCCCGCCGCCAACCTGATCGGCGAAGAGGGCAAGGGCTGGGATTATGGCAAGGTGCTGCTCGACCGCGAGCGCAGTTTCGGCGCCGCGTCCGCGCTCCGGCTGAGCCAGCATCTGCGCGGGCTCCGCGCGGCGGCGGCGGAACGAGGCGTGATGGGCGATCCGGTATTTCGCGCCGCGCTCGCCCAGATCGAGATCGAGACTCTCGCGGTCGAAATGATGGTGATGCGGCTGATGGCGGATGCGTCGGCCGGCAAGGATTCGGGGCCCCGCGCGTCGATGCTCAAGCTGCGCTGGTCGGAATTGCTGCAGGCGATCACCGAATTGTGGTTCGAGACTCTCGGTTATGATGCCGCAGCATTTCGCGCGCTCGACAATTCCACGAATACTGTCGACGCCGATCTGGGCTATGCCGTCCAGGGTGCGCTCAACTCCCGCGTGACGACCATTTATGGCGGATCGAGCGAAATCCAGCGTAACATCATCGCACGCCGTAACCTCGGCTTGTGA
- a CDS encoding SDR family NAD(P)-dependent oxidoreductase yields MAGRQTAIVTGAGRGIGRAVAELLARDGYRTMLVDVDAEVAEASAAALRSAGLDALGHGLDIRDRMGARALVALLGSVDVLVNNAAIASDMVAVMNLTQERLREMMDINLRGTFTLSQEVIAAMPSGGRIVNIASRGYLGGAGASHYVASKAGVVGLTRAMAVELRWDGINVNCVAPGMVDTRMMASFTDEMRQKLARREPRGHAASPGELADVIAFLASPEAVFVNGQVLLTDGGKNLGIPPL; encoded by the coding sequence GTGGCGGGACGGCAGACCGCCATCGTCACCGGCGCGGGCCGGGGCATCGGCCGTGCCGTCGCGGAGCTGCTAGCCCGGGACGGCTATCGCACTATGCTGGTCGATGTCGATGCCGAGGTCGCCGAAGCGAGCGCCGCCGCATTGCGGTCCGCCGGGCTGGATGCGCTGGGTCACGGCCTCGACATCCGCGACCGGATGGGCGCGCGCGCGCTCGTCGCTTTGCTGGGCAGTGTGGACGTGCTGGTCAACAACGCGGCGATCGCATCCGACATGGTCGCGGTCATGAACCTGACGCAGGAAAGGCTGCGCGAGATGATGGACATCAACCTGCGCGGCACCTTCACCCTGTCGCAGGAGGTGATCGCGGCGATGCCATCGGGCGGGCGCATCGTGAACATCGCATCGCGCGGTTACCTGGGGGGCGCGGGCGCGTCCCATTACGTCGCCAGCAAGGCGGGCGTCGTCGGGCTGACCCGCGCGATGGCGGTCGAACTGCGCTGGGACGGCATCAACGTTAATTGCGTCGCGCCGGGTATGGTCGATACGCGCATGATGGCGAGTTTCACTGACGAGATGCGGCAGAAGCTGGCCCGTCGCGAACCGCGTGGCCATGCCGCCTCGCCGGGCGAACTGGCCGATGTGATCGCCTTCCTCGCCTCACCGGAGGCCGTGTTCGTCAACGGCCAGGTGCTGCTGACCGATGGCGGCAAGAATCTTGGGATACCTCCGCTATGA
- a CDS encoding amidohydrolase family protein — MKIEKTDAHHHLWRKDSPHYPMLRAPSVERMIGNTGGLKHDFDAEQFLPLAAGQNVTRSVYVESHFDPPLAETAHVQSFADTHGFPHAIVGRVDLASPDLEQALDVHMRSTLFRGVRAMVNWDADPAMSAVGGPDVLAGADWRAGYAELGRRGLSVEVMAAPAQLAQLAGLAAAEPGTRLVVGHAGLPLRRTPAEHETWLEGMAELAALPHALVKISGLGMVDHGWTVDSIRPLVRHVIDLFTPARCMFASNFPVDGLHATYDAVWDAFDTITTADREDDRTALFRGTANLFYAID; from the coding sequence ATGAAGATCGAGAAGACCGATGCCCATCATCACCTGTGGCGGAAGGATTCGCCGCATTACCCGATGCTGCGCGCGCCCTCGGTCGAGCGGATGATCGGCAATACCGGCGGGCTGAAGCATGATTTCGACGCGGAACAATTCCTGCCGCTAGCGGCAGGGCAGAACGTGACCCGCTCCGTCTATGTCGAATCGCACTTCGATCCGCCGCTCGCCGAAACCGCCCATGTCCAGTCCTTCGCCGATACGCATGGCTTCCCGCATGCCATCGTCGGGCGGGTCGATCTGGCCTCGCCCGATCTCGAGCAGGCGCTCGATGTGCATATGCGCTCGACGTTGTTCCGGGGTGTGCGGGCGATGGTCAATTGGGATGCCGATCCCGCAATGTCCGCGGTGGGCGGACCTGACGTGTTGGCCGGGGCGGACTGGCGCGCGGGCTATGCCGAACTCGGGCGGCGCGGGCTGTCGGTCGAGGTCATGGCCGCGCCCGCGCAACTTGCGCAACTCGCCGGACTGGCGGCAGCCGAACCGGGGACGCGCCTGGTTGTCGGCCATGCCGGCCTGCCGCTGCGCCGCACCCCGGCAGAGCATGAAACATGGCTGGAGGGCATGGCGGAACTGGCCGCACTGCCGCACGCATTGGTCAAGATATCGGGGCTGGGGATGGTCGATCATGGCTGGACGGTCGACAGCATTCGCCCGCTCGTCCGGCATGTTATCGACCTGTTCACCCCGGCCCGCTGCATGTTCGCCAGCAACTTTCCGGTCGACGGCCTGCACGCAACCTACGACGCGGTATGGGACGCGTTCGACACTATCACCACCGCCGATCGGGAGGACGACCGCACGGCGCTGTTTCGCGGCACGGCGAACCTGTTCTACGCGATCGATTAA
- a CDS encoding enoyl-CoA hydratase/isomerase family protein codes for MNMLRLDVSDHVAVVTIDNPPVNAQPPEFMTEIMEKFDSFSDRDDVRAVILTGTGKMFSAGAELKKRPGPDAPPGTMWGRMRLAREAMYSIMECKKPVIAAINGPAIGAGFGLAAVCDILVASDNSYLSLPEIDVGLMGGARHAMRLFPHSLVSLMVLTGYRVPAEELYRLGITVACPTLEGLMPYCMDLAHNIAAKSPIAIGLAKDALVTVGNLSIRDGYRYEQSNTVRLSKTEDAVEARTAVLEKRAPVFKGR; via the coding sequence ATGAACATGCTCCGCCTGGACGTGTCCGACCATGTCGCCGTCGTCACGATCGACAATCCGCCGGTGAATGCGCAGCCGCCGGAATTCATGACCGAGATCATGGAGAAGTTCGATTCGTTCAGCGACCGCGACGATGTGCGCGCGGTGATCCTAACAGGCACCGGCAAGATGTTCTCTGCCGGGGCGGAACTGAAGAAACGGCCCGGCCCCGATGCGCCACCCGGCACGATGTGGGGCCGGATGCGCCTGGCGCGTGAGGCGATGTATTCGATCATGGAGTGCAAGAAGCCAGTGATCGCGGCAATCAACGGTCCGGCGATCGGGGCCGGGTTCGGCCTTGCAGCGGTGTGCGACATCCTCGTCGCGTCGGACAATTCCTATCTCAGCCTGCCCGAAATCGATGTTGGGCTGATGGGCGGTGCGCGCCACGCCATGCGCCTGTTTCCCCATTCGCTGGTCAGCCTGATGGTGCTGACGGGATACCGCGTGCCGGCGGAGGAACTCTACCGGCTCGGCATCACCGTGGCCTGCCCTACGCTGGAGGGCCTAATGCCCTATTGCATGGATCTGGCGCACAACATCGCCGCGAAAAGCCCGATCGCGATAGGCTTGGCCAAGGATGCGCTGGTAACGGTCGGCAATCTTTCGATCCGCGACGGCTATCGCTACGAACAGAGCAACACCGTGCGTCTGTCCAAGACCGAGGATGCCGTGGAAGCGCGCACCGCCGTGCTGGAAAAGCGCGCGCCGGTGTTCAAGGGGCGCTGA
- a CDS encoding SDR family oxidoreductase: MTASLPSRAALVIGSDRPFGAQIVQALEAEGHDVARSFAEAAETLHMLVVNTPVTPRHIRFRDMTDADFSLPLAEQLYDFVAAVQFAAPRMRGGGSIVQVASKAHLGTWAGVDIAAAGAASVAMTRSMAIELGGRGIRVNTLAPDYVDEPWNDITAREDLAATVAWLGGEASRLVSGEVILLNQGRNLQMALAALR, translated from the coding sequence ATGACCGCTTCTCTCCCCTCCCGCGCCGCGCTCGTGATCGGGTCCGATCGTCCGTTCGGCGCGCAGATCGTTCAGGCGCTCGAAGCCGAAGGTCATGACGTCGCACGTTCCTTCGCAGAGGCGGCGGAGACATTGCACATGCTGGTCGTCAACACGCCCGTCACTCCGCGCCATATCCGCTTCCGCGACATGACCGATGCCGATTTCTCGCTGCCGCTCGCGGAGCAACTTTATGACTTCGTCGCCGCGGTACAGTTCGCCGCGCCGCGCATGCGCGGTGGCGGATCAATCGTGCAGGTCGCATCGAAGGCGCATCTCGGGACGTGGGCCGGCGTCGATATCGCGGCGGCGGGTGCGGCGAGCGTCGCCATGACGCGCTCGATGGCGATCGAACTCGGCGGAAGGGGCATCCGCGTTAACACGCTCGCGCCCGATTATGTGGACGAACCGTGGAACGACATTACCGCCCGAGAGGATCTTGCGGCGACCGTCGCATGGTTGGGCGGCGAGGCCAGCCGTCTCGTTTCCGGCGAGGTGATCCTGCTCAATCAGGGCCGCAATCTTCAGATGGCGCTGGCGGCGCTCCGGTAA
- a CDS encoding class I adenylate-forming enzyme family protein, with protein sequence MLMSEMVQRGVQQFADRTAIRFGDEALTFAEAHRWCNRIANALIATGHAPTGARIALLLNNGLFSIPLDFACAAARLTRVPLNARLSAREHAQMITGAGAQVLVYGPDLGDRAADLAALLPGLALLCLGEDSRAANLLALAESADATGVDRIVEAKDVVLALYTSGTTGSLKAACHTQRSWAAVATNILGNLVEVRPGEMMLHAASLIHASGTMVLPYWVRGGIAGVLPNFVPEDYCAAVERWRPAAVNLVPTMIGMLLDLPGIAARDFGSIDTIVYGASPMPRATLRRGLDLWGPRFTQYYGQSEAPLCISVLTKSDHEGPDADRRLLSCGRVSLDCEIKLISEDGERVAPGEPGEILVRAPFAMIGYHDAAALNAETITPDGWIHSRDIGQIDADGYLYLVDRTSDMIVSGGYNVYPREVEDVLMSHPSVREAVVVGLPDDKWGEVVTAFVAVREGMQAEPGELMDFARAQLAGYKVPKDVRFIAEVPKSAVGKLLRRAVRDPFWAGRERKL encoded by the coding sequence ATGCTGATGAGCGAAATGGTGCAACGTGGCGTGCAGCAATTCGCCGACCGGACCGCGATCCGGTTCGGTGACGAGGCGCTGACCTTCGCCGAGGCGCACCGATGGTGCAACCGCATCGCCAACGCATTGATCGCGACCGGCCATGCGCCGACCGGCGCACGCATTGCGCTGTTGCTCAATAACGGCCTCTTCAGCATTCCGCTGGACTTCGCCTGCGCGGCGGCCCGCCTGACCCGCGTGCCGCTCAACGCCCGGCTTTCGGCGCGCGAACATGCGCAGATGATTACCGGCGCGGGGGCGCAAGTGCTGGTCTACGGCCCCGATCTGGGGGATCGCGCCGCCGACCTCGCTGCATTGCTGCCCGGCCTCGCCCTGCTGTGCCTCGGCGAGGACAGCCGCGCGGCGAACCTGCTCGCGCTGGCCGAATCCGCTGACGCCACCGGTGTCGACCGCATCGTCGAGGCAAAGGACGTGGTGCTGGCGCTCTACACCTCGGGCACCACCGGCTCGCTCAAGGCCGCGTGCCACACCCAACGGAGTTGGGCTGCCGTTGCGACCAACATCCTGGGCAATTTGGTCGAGGTGCGGCCCGGCGAGATGATGCTGCACGCCGCCTCGCTAATCCACGCAAGCGGCACGATGGTACTGCCTTATTGGGTGCGCGGCGGCATCGCCGGGGTGCTGCCGAATTTCGTGCCCGAAGACTATTGCGCCGCGGTCGAACGCTGGCGCCCGGCGGCGGTCAATCTGGTGCCGACGATGATCGGCATGCTGCTCGACCTGCCGGGCATCGCGGCGCGCGATTTCGGATCGATCGACACCATCGTCTATGGCGCATCGCCGATGCCCCGCGCCACGCTCCGCCGCGGGCTGGACCTATGGGGGCCGCGCTTCACGCAATATTACGGTCAGAGCGAAGCCCCGTTGTGCATCAGCGTGCTGACCAAGAGCGACCATGAGGGGCCGGATGCCGACCGCCGCCTGCTGTCGTGCGGCCGCGTCAGCCTTGATTGCGAAATCAAGCTGATCAGCGAAGACGGCGAGCGGGTCGCGCCGGGCGAGCCGGGCGAGATCCTGGTCCGTGCGCCCTTCGCCATGATTGGCTATCACGATGCCGCTGCGCTCAACGCCGAGACAATCACGCCGGATGGCTGGATCCACAGCCGTGACATCGGGCAGATCGACGCGGACGGGTATCTCTATCTCGTCGACCGCACCTCCGACATGATCGTTTCCGGCGGATACAACGTCTATCCCCGTGAAGTGGAAGATGTGCTGATGAGCCACCCATCCGTGCGCGAGGCGGTGGTCGTTGGCCTGCCGGACGACAAATGGGGCGAAGTCGTCACCGCCTTCGTCGCCGTGCGCGAGGGTATGCAGGCCGAACCGGGCGAACTGATGGATTTCGCGCGTGCGCAACTCGCCGGGTACAAGGTGCCCAAAGATGTGCGTTTCATCGCCGAGGTGCCCAAGAGCGCGGTCGGCAAGCTGCTACGCCGCGCCGTACGCGATCCGTTCTGGGCCGGTCGCGAGCGCAAGCTGTGA
- a CDS encoding alpha/beta fold hydrolase codes for MPFATQGDVRLYYEVLGDPAQPAVLLLNGAGKQSVDSPDAFCAAIVARDFSVVRFDQRDTGLSTGFARAGSDAVGVAAAVAAGQEPALAYRIEALATDAFAVLNAAGIHHAHLLGRSLGSYVAQLMALDDPGRVASMTLVMAFSRAIGTGLPLERLQRLDAERFADAKHFANRQVETARALGNPEYFDEPLIRAGAVQAFERGVPEGSIARHFMLGLAAPDLRERLGALTLPVQVIHGRMDKVIPLALAEEAAAAIPNARLAVLDDMAHEGPPQLWDRWIDLLVANAGR; via the coding sequence ATGCCGTTCGCCACGCAGGGCGATGTCCGCCTGTATTACGAGGTGCTGGGCGATCCCGCGCAACCGGCTGTGCTGCTGCTGAACGGCGCGGGCAAGCAGAGCGTGGATTCGCCCGATGCGTTCTGCGCCGCGATCGTCGCGCGGGACTTTTCCGTCGTGCGGTTCGACCAGCGCGATACCGGGCTATCGACGGGTTTCGCCAGGGCAGGTTCGGACGCGGTCGGGGTCGCGGCGGCGGTCGCGGCAGGACAGGAGCCCGCGCTTGCCTATCGCATCGAGGCACTGGCCACCGATGCGTTCGCGGTTCTCAATGCGGCGGGTATCCACCACGCCCATCTCCTCGGCCGCTCGCTTGGGTCTTATGTCGCGCAGTTGATGGCACTGGACGATCCGGGCCGGGTGGCGTCGATGACGCTAGTCATGGCCTTTTCCCGCGCGATCGGTACTGGGCTGCCGCTCGAACGCCTGCAACGGCTTGACGCCGAACGCTTCGCCGATGCGAAGCATTTTGCGAATCGGCAGGTGGAGACCGCACGCGCGCTCGGCAATCCCGAATATTTTGACGAGCCGCTGATCCGGGCTGGCGCGGTGCAGGCGTTCGAACGGGGCGTGCCCGAGGGGTCTATCGCGCGCCATTTCATGCTGGGGCTGGCCGCGCCCGATCTGCGAGAACGGCTCGGTGCGTTAACACTGCCGGTGCAGGTCATCCACGGTCGCATGGACAAAGTGATCCCGCTCGCCCTCGCTGAGGAAGCCGCTGCGGCGATCCCTAACGCGCGCCTCGCCGTACTGGACGACATGGCGCATGAGGGGCCGCCGCAGTTATGGGATCGCTGGATCGATCTGCTGGTTGCCAACGCCGGGCGCTGA
- a CDS encoding DUF3237 domain-containing protein: MIEQLNWAPLFVMTLQVGYDRAQRFGTTPIGYRACFPVDGGRVEGDRLRGAVNGGGADWITIRSDGVMMIDVRLTLTTHDGALIGMTYTGLARAKDAAHAERFRNREVLSFEETFLHTTPRFETGDARYSWLNDVITVTNGMRSATGGVYHVFEIL, from the coding sequence ATGATCGAACAGCTGAACTGGGCCCCGTTGTTCGTGATGACGTTGCAGGTGGGCTACGACCGGGCGCAACGTTTCGGCACTACCCCGATCGGCTATCGCGCCTGCTTTCCGGTCGATGGCGGCAGGGTCGAGGGTGATCGCCTGCGCGGCGCGGTGAATGGCGGCGGTGCGGACTGGATCACCATCCGATCCGATGGCGTGATGATGATCGACGTGCGCCTGACGCTGACGACGCATGACGGCGCGCTGATCGGCATGACTTATACTGGTCTTGCCCGCGCGAAGGACGCTGCGCACGCCGAACGCTTCCGCAACCGCGAAGTGTTGAGCTTCGAGGAAACCTTTCTCCACACCACGCCGCGTTTCGAAACCGGCGATGCGCGCTATTCGTGGCTGAACGACGTGATCACCGTCACCAACGGCATGCGATCCGCGACCGGCGGGGTTTATCACGTCTTCGAGATTCTGTGA